CGGTCGTGTAGGGCTCGAGCTCGGGCGCATCCGCCACAAAAACCTTGTCAACCCCATACTTAGCCAACTGTCCGGCGATCCCCTCGATCCCCGAGCCGCAGAGAACCGCACCTACCTCTTCTCCCAGCTCGTCCGCCAGCTTCCTTGCCGTGCTGGCCAATTCAAAGCTGATCTTGCGGAGGGCGCCGTCCCTCTGCTCTGCAACAATCCATACCCCTTTTGCCATATTTCTATCCTCCATTTATTAGGAAAATTAAATAACCTTCGCCTCTTCCCGAAGCAGTCGGGCCAGTTCCTTTGCCTTCGCCGCCGGGTCGTCCCCGCAGACTATCTTCCCCGCGGCGCGCGCCGGAGGAGGCACAAATTTGACAACCTTCGCGTTTGCCGAAGGCGTTACACCCAGGGCGGCGGCATCTTTCACGTCAACCGGCTTCTTTTTCGCCTTCATGATCCCGGGAAGCGAGGCATAGCGCGGTTCGTTGAGCCCCTTCTGGGCGGTAACAAGACAGGGGAGTTTTGCTTCGATCAGCAACTGTGCCCCTTCAATCGGTCGGATAACCTTGATGGCCCCGTCGGCATAATCAAGTTTTGTAATAATCGAAACCTGCGGAATATCAAGGAGATCCGCCAGAATCGCGCCCACCTGCCCCTGGTCGCCGTCAATCGCCCGCTGTCCGCAGAAGATGATGTCCGGATTAAGCGCCTTGAGCGCCGCCGCCAGCGCGGAGGCCGTCGTATAGGCATCCGCCCCGTCAAAAGCCGGGTCGGAGATATGAATCCCCTTGTCCGCGCCCATCGCGAGGGCTGTGCGGATCGTTTCCATTACCCGCGCCGGACCTAAGGAGATTACGGTAACTTCGCCGCCGTTTTTCTCCTTCAGACGGAGGGCCTCTTCCACCCCGTATTCGTCATAGGGGTTCATGACCCATTTGATGCCGCCCTCCTCAATGCCTGAACCGTCGGCCTTTACCCTGATCTGCGCTTCCGTATCCGGAACCTGTTTTACACATGCAACAATATTCACATTCTCCTCCTTTTCGTGATGCGCCGGGACAGTCGCTGTCGCTCTTGCGCATCCGCTAAAAAATTTGTTGCTACCCGAGGTAATTGCAAAACCATTTGT
This Syntrophales bacterium DNA region includes the following protein-coding sequences:
- a CDS encoding electron transfer flavoprotein subunit beta/FixA family protein, encoding MNIVACVKQVPDTEAQIRVKADGSGIEEGGIKWVMNPYDEYGVEEALRLKEKNGGEVTVISLGPARVMETIRTALAMGADKGIHISDPAFDGADAYTTASALAAALKALNPDIIFCGQRAIDGDQGQVGAILADLLDIPQVSIITKLDYADGAIKVIRPIEGAQLLIEAKLPCLVTAQKGLNEPRYASLPGIMKAKKKPVDVKDAAALGVTPSANAKVVKFVPPPARAAGKIVCGDDPAAKAKELARLLREEAKVI